In Oncorhynchus gorbuscha isolate QuinsamMale2020 ecotype Even-year linkage group LG08, OgorEven_v1.0, whole genome shotgun sequence, one genomic interval encodes:
- the si:dkeyp-121d4.3 gene encoding uncharacterized protein si:dkeyp-121d4.3 isoform X1: protein MGRGGGRKRGKGNGPPFDMGLGVPDPFDMGPGWCGPPGSFGPFHGGPGPHANFMGDPMMHGPMPPDYHGYEPGYGPMGPGDPMDGCLDGPRMDGPGFGYGPGMPLPYDPMMCNGPRPMPPGILPPGIPPLDMPPMVPPPVDNPIFPSPWQSEANPYAVPPSLWPVPTTASPPTETTVVPYVWGRCRDSEVLQLDPPQTDEQKTKDSKKDKKAGQKKSYNDKPPPPGRSKGVISFIGPTYGYIERDDLNKYSFTFDAFLGVPKNMIPGVRVHFTAYKEKAGEYATGVSVPPGGTEEIDSTIIEGFVCNVILEQQPGAKPKPGQIEANIDGMSRALLYSEKDYTITLFQGDHVMFNLLTDIVTQKIRATNIRPKTPQTFKITGEKREVGVIKSVKCDSGTIMAANQNNLPFETTENMSLTEFTIMDEVDFTVVTIKNKEKAIRVRKLKECSVTLEETMEKIVEDPAGNEKWKPVAPVEEVLLQRTVVFEDISAAQHAGTVIKVSKKQQEQGLLEALVGGTLKQLLFEAADVLTEATMCDGDKVHFNISTNRETKEERAINVEILSETCEESTEQRRTGEVVHAGDLSGTIKCHQSTQLLFFHLTEVMEEKKLNISEKVKFSVISLETAEGGNQAIRIKRLIDSVLTPVLTAVPKLRGVAANEKKKMTIKLMRGPNYLFKGTGVKVENKDDDPTNDKPASEKSIKMKSVINILGSKPAGSGSGGKDSDSSQRRYGHRSPSLDQFGRVKKRRSTSRERKEQGGRCKYRRSRSRSRGRERNRRRSHSLERKDYNQRSGSKKRTSSKRSRSKERDGSSQKSSKNGSSSVSRSPDRMNDELERKKRELEELNELIYRKRAIVAMEKHGGVPNLFSEVKPMEKTCFDYNHGMAELPTQPKPPTDIKPMSILKKRSDHVAGPLFPMQTELPKAQPLDQRLVEQYGYDVETPYKPHSAQPPYTQTSSQKSYYERSLAGHPVPDLSAKYDPYEQTSRDHLSQPSPVRQTPLDPYSSNRPPIRESQEKNSNLNTQLARFLNTLNKGVDAGLLSAMVKEFQEEIAGIQEDSSILQKPYCELLDRGDEDQYRDVPCTEEEPECPRRGIIGERVKNSDDYDNARNEDRLLPHERAIQEGGGFPGILGMMSHSQLLRESERVEEEDFLYGGKAPAATEKEHCEIPGRSDRYRDNKRSCSARVPVEETREQDSREKTQHFGKIKSLLQAIGLNLETSEVTKLADRTQERLYGIKSSKHSSSERETKHSSKRGDRHCTTDDSDSKHFQSASPFRPSQRKVYLSPQDTSEYGGFLDPEEEAALERARQMQSLTRTVSVLPPTPSSQPGTSYSTTLWNCPEKTQPIAPKSWHSKGCSTNYLSSLPHGSSGPPEQISPVSSMTNTPDVPVGQQAAGVYTFTSPMGQSLDLLTALPSSTYYGQPSSPMISFAKTQFTQQLNILNQVTISNPTRDVLSQILQVTNQSRCLKVIETVKSVAGAQQDSPRQNITIPLQIKTQSPDSEGGKPSPPPQSAETRGPPVTEDDIKAKQKKRLEQFNLRMRQKNQERKNTRINTTGKVPKVTYANTEPRNVWICGHSLVYWAEMRAKSPEIGMQLGMDPSSVRVWWKGTQGMTWAQLLPQLDQLKIKWPKPDVVILHLSGNDLGTQSPEALMSSVKKDLTSVRSIFPQCRLVWSDILPRMSWRQTEDSEAVNNFRAAINRRVHAIIAELGGTALSHENITCCSDAGLYRPDGVHLSGKGIDTFNLNLQDFLEKWETEANNVPEIT, encoded by the exons ATGGGACGAGGTGGTGGTCGGAAGCGTGGAAAAGGCAATGGACCTCCATTTGATATGGGCCTAGGGGTGCCTGATCCATTTGACATGGGTCCAGGTTGGTGTGGGCCGCCTGGATCTTTTGGTCCTTTTCACGGTGGCCCAGGTCCACATGCTAACTTTATGGGAGATCCAATGATGCACGGCCCCATGCCACCTGATTATCACGGATATGAGCCAGGCTATGGACCAATGGGTCCAGGTGACCCAATGGATGGATGTTTAGATGGGCCACGGATGGATGGACCAGGATTCGGGTATGGTCCGGGTATGCCCCTACCATATGATCCGATGATGTGCAATGGACCCAGACCAATGCCCCCAGGTATCCTACCCCCTGGTATTCCTCCCCTAGATATGCCGCCCATGGTTCCGCCTCCGGTGGACAACCCTATCTTTCCTTCACCCTGGCAAAGCGAG GCCAACCCTTATGCTGTTCCTCCATCATTGTGG CCCGTCCCAACAACAGCCTCCCCTCCGACTGAGACGACTGTAGTTCCTTATGTGTGGGGACGCTGCCGGGACTCTGAGGTTCTTCAGCTTGATCCACCCCAGACTGATGAACAGAAGACCAAAGACTCAAAGAAGGACAAAAAAGCAGGACAGAAAAAGAGCTACAATGACAA GCCTCCTCCACCTGGAAGATCCAAGGGGGTCATCTCATTCATAGGG CCAACTTATGGCTACATCGAAAGAGACGATCTCAATAAATATTCCTTCACTTTTGATGCTTTTCTCGGAGTCCCCAAGAACATGATACCTGGGGTCAGGGTGCATTTTACAGCCTACAAGGAGAAG GCCGGGGAGTATGCCACTGGTGTGTCTGTACCTCCAGGGGGTACTGAGGAGATTGACTCCACCATTATTGAAGGTTTTGTCTGCAATGTTATCCTGGAGCAGCAG CCTGGTGCAAAGCCGAAACCTGGCCAAATTGAGGCCAACATCGACGGCATGTCAAGAGCACTGCTTTACTCGGAGAAGGACTACACCATCACTCTGTTTCAAGGGGACCATGTGATGTTCAACTTGTTGACCGACATAGTTACCCAAAAAATTAGAGCCACTAATATTCGGCCAAAGACACCACAGACTTTTAAGATCactggagagaagagggaggtg GGTGTTATAAAGAGCGTAAAGTGTGATTCTGGTACCATCATGGCAGCGAACCAGAACAACCTGCCCTTTGAAACCACTGAGAACATGAGTCTAACTGAGTTCACCATTATGGATGAGGTGGACTTTACAGTTGTCACA ATCAAAAATAAGGAGAAGGCCATCAGAGTAAGGAAGCTGAAAGAGTGCTCAGTGACACTGGAAGAAACCATGGAGAAGATAGTTGAAGACCCTGCAGGAAACGAGAAG TGGAAGCCAGTGGCCCCAGTGGAGGAGGTGCTGCTCCAGAGGACTGTGGTGTTTGAGGACATTAGCGCTGCGCAGCATGCAGGAACGGTCATTAAGGTCTCCAAAAAGCAGCAG GAGCAGGGCCTTTTGGAGGCATTGGTGGGTGGCACACTGAAGCAACTATTGTTTGAAGCAGCTGACGTTCTGACTGAAGCCACCATGTGTGACGGAGACAAGGTTCACTTTAACATCTCCACTAACCGTGAGACTAAGGAGGAGCGTGCCATCAACGTGGAGATTCTCTCAGAGACGTGTGAGGAGTCAACAGAGCAACGCAGAACC GGTGAGGTGGTGCACGCTGGGGATCTGTCTGGGACCATTAAGTGCCATCAGAGCACCCAGCTGCTGTTCTTCCATTTGACCGAGGTCATGGAGGAGAAGAAATTGAACATCTCGGAGAAGGTGAAGTTCAGTGTCATTTCG CTTGAAACCGCTGAAGGAGGCAACCAAGCGATTAGGATCAAACGCCTTATCGACAGTGTTCTTACCCCTGTTCTTACCGCTGTGCCCAAGCTAAGGGGCGTGGCGGCAAATGAAAAG AAGAAGATGACCATCAAACTGATGAGAGGCCCAAATTACCTCTTCAAGGGCACAGGTGTCAAAGTAGAGAACAAAGATGATGATCCCAC CAACGACAAACCTGCCTCGGAGAAGTCAATCAAGATGAAATCAGTCATAAATATTCTGGGGTCAAAACCTGCTGGCTCTGGATCTGGTGGCAAAGACTCCGACAGCAGCCAGCGGAGATACGGACACAGGAGCCCCAGCCTAGACCAGTTTGGCCGGGTGAAGAAAAGGCGGAGCACAAGCAGGGAGCGTAAAGAGCAGGGTGGTAGATGCAAGTACAGGCGCAGTCGCAGCAGGAGCCGAGgcagggagaggaacaggagacgAAGCCACAGTCTGGAGAGAAAAGATTACAACCAAAGGAGCGGCAGCAAAAAGAGAACTTCCTCGAAAAGGAGCCGCAGCAAGGAGCGAGATGGAAGTAGTCAGAAGAGCTCCAAGAATGGTTCAAGCTCAGTAAGTAGATCTCCAGATAGAATGAATGATGAGCTagaaagaaagaagagggaaCTAGAGGAGCTCAATGAGTTGATATACCGCAAGAGAGCCATAGTTGCCATGGAGAAACATGGTGGAGTTCCCAATTTATTCTCAGAAGTGAAGCCTATGGAGAAGACCTGCTTTGACTACAATCATGGAATGGCAGAGCTTCCTACACAACCTAAACCACCCACTGACATCAAACCCATGTCCATTCTGAAGAAACGCTCAGACCATGTCGCAGGTCCACTTTTCCCAATGCAG ACTGAACTCCCTAAAGCTCAACCTCTTGATCAAAGGCTTGTGGAACAATACGGTTATGACGTTGAGACGCCCTATAAACCACACTCTGCCCAACCACCCTACACCCAAACATCCAGTCAGAAGTCCTATTATGAACGTTCACTTGCTGGGCATCCTGTTCCTGACTTATCTGCCAAGTATGATCCATATGAGCAGACTTCTAGAGATCACCTGTCGCAACCTTCTCCAGTTCGCCAAACACCTCTTGACCCTTATTCTTCAAATCGACCTCCCATTCGAGAGTCTCAGGAAAAGAACTCTAACCTGAACACCCAGCTCGCCCGTTTCCTCAACACCCTCAACAAAGGTGTGGATGCCGGTCTGCTGTCAGCTATGGTCAAGGAGTTTCAAGAGGAGATTGCTGGTATTCAGGAAGATAGTTCCATACTTCAAAAGCCTTATTGCGAGTTGCTTGACCGTGGGGATGAAGATCAGTACAGAGATGTGCCCTGTACAGAGGAAGAGCCAGAGTGCCCACGCAGGGGTATCATCGGGGAGCGAGTGAAGAACTCTGACGACTATGATAACGCCAGAAATGAAGACCGGCTGCTGCCTCACGAGAGGGCAATCCAGGAAGGTGGTGGCTTTCCCGGAATTCTTGGAATGATGTCCCACAGCCAGCTATTGAGAGAATCTGAACGTGTGGAAGAAGAGGACTTCCTCTATGGGGGTAAAGCCCCTGCAGCGACTGAGAAAGAGCACTGTGAGATACCTGGGCGGTCAGACAGGTACAGGGATAACAAGAGGTCCTGCTCAGCCAGAGTCCCGGTGGAGGAGACTAGGGAGCAGGATAGTCGGGAAAAGACGCAGCACTTCGGCAAGATCAAGAGCCTGCTCCAGGCCATCGGCTTGAATCTGGAAACCTCAGAGGTCACCAAGCTGGCAGACAGGACCCAGGAGCGCCTCTACGGGATAAAGTCATCCAAACACtcatcctcagagagagagacgaagcaCTCATCTAAGCGGGGAGATCGGCACTGCACCACCGACGACTCTGATTCCAAACACTTCCAGTCAGCCTCGCCATTCAGGCCTTCCCAGCGGAAGGTGTACCTTAGCCCCCAAGACACCTCGGAATATGGAGGTTTCCTTGACCCGGAAGAGGAGGCGGCCTTAGAGAGGGCCAGGCAGATGCAGAGCCTCACCAGGACAGTGAGCGTcttaccccccaccccctcctcacaGCCTGGCACCTCCTATTCCACCACACTGTGGAACTGTCCTGAGAAGACCCAGCCCATCGCGCCTAAGAGTTGGCATAGCAAGGGTTGTAGTACCAACTATCTCTCATCACTGCCACACGGTTCCTCAGGTCCCCCCGAACAGATTTCCCCAGTTTCATCCATGACAAACACGCCTGATGTTCCAGTTGGTCAACAAGCAGCCGGGGTGTATACTTTTACTTCACCTATGGGACAATCCCTTGACCTACTCACTGCCTTGCCCTCCTCCACTTATTATGGGCAGCCTAGTTCCCCCATGATATCGTTTGCAAAGACTCAGTTCACACAACAATTAAATATATTGAATCAAGTGACTATATCAAATCCTACAAGGGATGTCTTGAGTCAAATCCTCCAAGTCACCAACCAGTCTAGATGCCTCAAGGTGATTGAAACAGTCAAAAGTGTGGCTGGTGCACAGCAGGATTCACCAAGACAAAATATCACCATACCTCTCCAGATCAAAACACAAAGCCCTGATTCTGAAGGTGGAaagccctctcctccccctcaatCAGCAGAGACTCGGGGTCCACCAGTGACAGAAGACGATATCAAGGCCAAACAGAAGAAAAGG CTGGAGCAGTTTAACCTGCGGATGAGACAGAAGAATCAGGAGAGGAAGAACACTAGGATAAACACAACAG GAAAAGTTCCCAAAGTTACCTATGCCAACACTGAGCCTAGGAACGTGTGGATCTGTGGACACTCACTTGTATATTGGGCAGAGATGAGGGCCAAGTCGCCTGAGATTGGCATGCAGTTGGGCATGGACCCCAGCAGTGTGAGGGTGTGGTGGAAGGGCACACAGGGCATGACGTGGGCCCAGCTGCTTCCCCAGTTAGACCAGCTGAAGATCAAGTGGCCCAAACCGGACGTGGTCATCCTGCACCTGAGTGGTAACGATCTGGGTACCCAAAGCCCTGAGGCCCTTATGTCGTCTGTGAAGAAGGACCTGACCTCCGTGAGGAGCATTTTCCCACAATGCCGGTTGGTCTGGTCCGACATCTTGCCCCGGATGTCGTGGAGGCAAACGGAGGACAGCGAAGCAGTGAACAATTTTAGGGCTGCCATCAACAGAAGAGTTCACGCCATCATCGCGGAGCTAGGTGGCACTGCTCTGTCCCACGAAAACATCACGTGTTGCTCAGACGCAGGCCTGTACAGGCCAGATGGGGTTCATCTGTCTGGTAAAGGTATTGATACTTTCAACTTGAACCTGCAGGACTTTTTGGAGAAGTGGGAGACCGAGGCAAACAATGTTCCTGAGATTACTTAA